One Amorphoplanes digitatis genomic window carries:
- a CDS encoding neuraminidase-like domain-containing protein, producing the protein MIPQFDIPPQYFYALAASLPPDVSADVRYRLATLADEVTILDLLRKAVEENIIVEDPAVSLEMAARRLRALGAVQGVTPVCAPGVGLALTTGYAAYRSMPDPDPEPERDIAPFWNSIMGNPALAAAHLELVLSAALQEGDTRPLIADVIAEGLALSSVKNLDTDPWPAPKPPEITYANWVTVFTAHPGRLPAAVGPGTFEERVAAFVRMLHAFFQVSTGALGPGAATPGQPEALPRPATDLIQLFFDGYRGSFDAAWEWGNGLSSADRDAVIATLGLDPDAAAWLAQAVDVLDGLYAVTAVAGVDDKLHFSLAESLYARGFTGRDSITALSGREFADALIGTPAYQGQYVRDIYIAAGGDPNAVPGGGGGVFWPINPGDVVNCEPDCAMSPTGSTAYLRALLDVEVAGRPLGDALALRAGPFGDLAATAANAEIAVPVIDLVNESLEAMVANGTSAGVVHDTDPAGVPEPAQAWFDAVPAYSSPAVPVAQPAAYEILAGDFSAPELPYDQRLDVNRRHLEAMGTTRFDVLRGFRRDITEFVLERAGEPAAFPRHVWRYPVRLDLALEYLCVSPAEYTTLFGETPAGENLAVLYGFRDEGDRWKVVAKALPELLTRLGLEYCELAELMATGYVPGRLYTRPRDGEPEPVPFPDCAPCCPADYVLDFDDAETDGPWVRLALIARLWRKLRCTFAPSFAELAEICTVLRLFDDAGQVNPDFPPQLVALQLLRERFGLSAVALGTLLDLWRGAGAPPDGVVDELITRLSRHTPRKHRSPGRAATFQRLLRANLDPLSRLGGFDPAVPARTWHARPTHTLRFAEQLSKILASRFGIGELSYLCTAEPHLGGDDPYPLASGIEAEVDPLRDPEDEARFSLWALRRKLLDATVDDDTAGSYSWHRVGDVLREEVGGAPAGDRLTALGARLFPGVLHDAGVAVTAAQRRWTVPLAGGGAAAMWNTPGSPLRYDGVAGELSAAAPLTEAAVLAKLSRVRPLQGQEPQAVRDLLAAPRLELARFGFLFPDLETAWEHLVAEPDEAERWRWFRHRFALFHARCRIIARHLAEHVLHLDGGDPDDAPDGGTGQGEATTLLAARLLRSLLADENFAAPPPWEQDDGHRPDVTWDGPAGSAYATLTALVGTGLLAEHTVPSAGAPLWREIQAGTALYTATRNSWNAPVPTLIPALDAALPAAQQRWAGVRNGIGIGARGAQVLGGVSAFRSVWSGLLLVEQDGDYSFWGRDAEHGGQHWRVRLNRGQKRWTLLNHRWNDEPDCHRTSDLALRRGVYELSIELVRDAPGDDELSDAEALRCGLLVEYRGPDTGGERTAIPAERLYQAAKDAPLGAGVNGKLVGGVPAELLRAQYVSTLRDVRRTYQRAFKALLLAYRFGLSAQIFSDYGQSELGYLLEHGDRLAGLAFSDAGGAGWRPHAVDLDPNLLPLLDTYLPPAADDRAAPSTVRRQAWFDVWERLFDHVELNRRAEPASEDPVWLLYDEAAGDQPDNPAQLLRHLGVNLAHAPQVLTYQPATTLAADALTDERWPTRVWHADRIVRRITHRFAIADLAPARPDLWAAEDLLGSGGNLNLVTLVRAGFVGNGAPARYRDLRRLDDCLRVHARDALVAYLVRMGRVPLPGKGGGAVTSAEQLSDLLLTDVRTGVEATITRIDAGIAAAQSLIARTRLGLELWRPDPAFVRRWDERYATCEVWGGLRRGQLYRENGAGARELAAARRTESFRLLERELHRATVSMPVPGGLESWPAHAGPPRHPGLLLLQERDASALTRLTPARQGLGLLGTPEDAGTRSWLAPPPIQADDGGDNDGGDNDGGDNDGDGGGIGLRAEVVLPRTVDGTLPLWIEAAIRLGARFLRVPAAAVPPAGQPFRPRDGGDRRGAVPDEYYFWLVDTATFEEIQQVADWPGWHDATTAAGMLEWPAKGSVHLVWAHVRNGEIRQPRRSVGGLRIPAGASAATTTLTLVGRERDVLLLRVGGGGLLPGAAPPPDPGFRYEIASDQATVVPQVTPDVVILPENNPGLGKLTAYPYFLYFDPGAPLFPADPFAEAITVACALRARCRPEAATAWYATAYDPMLGDNRWCRPGADDHDQLPRRRRRGEAARVGEAFARRGGCCDGTEADDDTARRRHLTLEYLETLLEWARCAEQERTAAGRGRARLILDGAAKLLGPTPVTTPGCGDSREPGTVANFQPCDAPLNPWLMSLYTRVADRRAALRAEPGDSDHGCCGCGCGGAGCAGADCCCPASPYRFGYVLSRAADFAAQVTAFGAELQSALDKGDAELLAAVRTRHEQQVLHLSGAIRKEQWRDSDWQAQGLRLAKQTAQTRYDYYNALIIRGEIAGEIDYRELSNGSFGATGASSVTEAIGVVMGAIPDVFVGTTAFTQLPLGTKLANVFSGISRISGQVATILSGTAGLRNTEAGWDRRLTDWMFQRELATLEIAQAERNILAAERRRAAALAEVNNIQRQVENAREVVELLRDKATSHARFLWLSKEVAGLYRQMYEIAECAARQAERAFNVERGFTDRRFVPRSAWSDLHHGLTAGEHLTLAVRRMEAAYTSENVRDYELTKHVSLRKFFGSAFLDLKVTGACTVELPEWLFDLDYPGHYLRRLKSVSLTVPAVVGPYTGVHARLTLLASTVRVEPRLLGPQACCCDEPASGPCGCACGGGDCAGCGDGCGERCGSSAGYPLECGDRRAVRDFGNRQAIATSTGQNDAGLFELMFRDERYLPFEYAGAVSTWCLEIPPENNDFDLDQLADAVLHVNYTAREGGPVLRRAAAAYARERLPDAGERLIDLAHEMPQEWARFTGEGGYRRLDLRLSRDYFAGLTSGRGARVRRVEIFLESPHAAPSTHVDLEFAVAGWARCEPEVEYQFQLVAGGEKCGFYHGVVDVDVGPVSSAETRLVGSFEFDRPVRDANRIFLLVHYELTTERTGARRA; encoded by the coding sequence GTGATCCCGCAGTTCGACATCCCGCCGCAGTACTTCTACGCGCTCGCCGCCAGCCTGCCGCCGGACGTGTCGGCCGACGTGCGCTACCGGCTCGCCACGCTCGCGGACGAGGTGACGATCCTCGACCTGCTGCGCAAGGCGGTCGAGGAGAACATCATCGTCGAGGATCCCGCGGTATCCCTCGAGATGGCGGCACGCCGGCTGCGCGCGCTCGGCGCCGTCCAGGGCGTCACCCCGGTCTGCGCACCGGGCGTCGGACTGGCCCTGACCACCGGGTATGCGGCCTACCGCAGCATGCCGGACCCCGATCCCGAGCCGGAACGCGACATCGCGCCGTTCTGGAACTCCATAATGGGCAACCCCGCGCTCGCCGCGGCCCACCTCGAACTGGTGCTGAGCGCGGCACTGCAGGAGGGCGACACCCGGCCGCTGATCGCGGACGTCATCGCCGAGGGCCTCGCCCTGAGTAGCGTCAAGAACCTCGACACCGATCCCTGGCCGGCGCCGAAACCGCCCGAGATCACGTACGCGAACTGGGTGACGGTCTTCACCGCCCACCCGGGCCGGCTGCCGGCCGCCGTCGGGCCGGGGACCTTCGAGGAGCGCGTCGCGGCGTTCGTCCGCATGCTGCACGCGTTCTTCCAGGTCTCCACCGGCGCCCTCGGGCCCGGGGCCGCCACCCCGGGCCAACCCGAGGCGTTGCCGCGCCCGGCGACCGACCTGATCCAGCTCTTCTTCGACGGGTACCGGGGCTCCTTCGACGCCGCCTGGGAATGGGGCAACGGACTGTCGTCCGCCGACCGGGATGCCGTGATCGCCACGCTCGGCCTGGATCCGGACGCCGCGGCCTGGCTCGCGCAGGCCGTCGACGTGCTGGACGGCCTCTACGCCGTCACCGCGGTGGCCGGCGTCGACGACAAGCTGCACTTCTCCCTCGCCGAGTCGTTGTACGCCCGCGGCTTCACCGGCCGCGACTCGATCACCGCGCTGAGCGGGCGGGAGTTCGCCGACGCGCTGATCGGCACGCCCGCGTACCAGGGCCAGTACGTGCGCGACATCTACATCGCCGCCGGCGGCGACCCGAACGCCGTGCCCGGCGGGGGCGGCGGGGTGTTCTGGCCGATCAACCCCGGCGACGTGGTCAACTGCGAACCCGACTGCGCGATGTCGCCCACCGGCAGCACCGCCTACCTGCGTGCCCTGCTGGACGTCGAGGTGGCCGGCCGGCCGCTCGGCGACGCGCTGGCCCTCCGCGCCGGGCCGTTCGGCGACCTGGCCGCCACGGCCGCGAACGCCGAGATCGCCGTTCCGGTCATCGACCTGGTCAACGAGTCGCTCGAGGCCATGGTGGCCAACGGTACGAGCGCCGGCGTGGTGCACGACACCGACCCGGCGGGCGTTCCGGAGCCGGCGCAGGCGTGGTTCGACGCGGTGCCGGCGTACTCCTCGCCCGCCGTGCCGGTCGCGCAGCCGGCCGCGTACGAGATCCTGGCCGGCGACTTCTCGGCGCCGGAACTGCCCTACGACCAGCGGCTGGACGTCAACCGCCGGCACCTGGAGGCGATGGGCACCACCCGGTTCGACGTGCTGCGCGGATTCCGCCGCGACATCACCGAGTTCGTCCTGGAGCGCGCGGGCGAGCCCGCGGCCTTCCCTCGGCACGTGTGGCGCTACCCGGTGCGTCTCGACCTGGCGCTGGAATATCTGTGCGTCTCACCGGCCGAATACACGACGCTGTTCGGCGAGACGCCCGCCGGCGAGAACCTCGCCGTGCTGTACGGCTTCCGCGATGAGGGCGACCGCTGGAAGGTCGTCGCGAAGGCGCTGCCGGAGCTGCTGACCCGGCTGGGGCTGGAGTACTGCGAGCTGGCCGAGCTGATGGCCACCGGCTACGTGCCCGGACGGCTCTACACCCGGCCGCGCGACGGCGAGCCCGAACCGGTCCCTTTCCCCGACTGCGCACCCTGCTGCCCGGCCGACTACGTCCTGGACTTCGACGACGCCGAGACCGACGGCCCGTGGGTGCGGCTCGCCCTGATCGCCCGGCTGTGGCGCAAGCTGCGCTGCACGTTCGCGCCGTCGTTCGCCGAGCTCGCCGAGATCTGCACGGTGCTGCGGCTCTTCGACGACGCCGGGCAGGTGAACCCGGACTTCCCGCCGCAGCTCGTCGCGCTGCAACTGCTCCGGGAGCGCTTCGGGCTGTCCGCCGTGGCGCTCGGCACGCTGCTGGACCTCTGGCGCGGCGCGGGCGCCCCGCCGGACGGCGTCGTCGACGAGCTCATCACGCGGCTCTCCCGGCACACCCCGCGCAAGCATCGCTCGCCCGGCAGGGCCGCCACCTTCCAGCGCCTGCTGCGCGCCAACCTGGACCCGCTGTCGCGGCTCGGCGGCTTCGATCCGGCCGTGCCGGCCCGCACCTGGCACGCCCGCCCCACCCACACGCTGCGGTTCGCCGAACAGCTCTCGAAGATCCTCGCGTCCCGCTTCGGCATCGGCGAGCTCAGCTACCTGTGCACGGCCGAACCGCACCTGGGCGGCGACGACCCCTATCCGCTCGCCTCCGGCATCGAGGCCGAGGTCGACCCGCTGCGGGACCCGGAGGACGAGGCCCGGTTCTCGCTGTGGGCGCTGCGCCGCAAGCTGCTCGACGCCACGGTGGACGACGACACCGCCGGGTCGTACTCCTGGCATCGCGTCGGCGACGTGCTGCGCGAGGAGGTCGGCGGCGCGCCGGCCGGCGACCGGCTCACCGCGCTCGGCGCGCGCCTGTTCCCGGGCGTGCTGCACGACGCGGGAGTCGCGGTGACCGCCGCGCAGCGGCGATGGACGGTACCGCTGGCGGGCGGCGGCGCCGCCGCCATGTGGAACACGCCCGGCTCCCCGCTGCGCTACGACGGCGTCGCGGGCGAGCTGTCGGCCGCCGCGCCGCTCACCGAGGCCGCCGTGCTGGCCAAGCTGAGCCGCGTCCGGCCGCTGCAAGGACAGGAGCCGCAGGCGGTACGCGACCTGCTCGCCGCGCCCCGGCTGGAGCTGGCCCGGTTCGGCTTCCTCTTCCCCGACCTGGAGACCGCCTGGGAGCACCTGGTCGCCGAGCCCGACGAGGCCGAGCGCTGGCGGTGGTTCCGGCACCGGTTCGCCCTGTTCCACGCCCGCTGCCGGATCATCGCCCGGCACCTGGCCGAACACGTGCTGCACCTCGACGGCGGCGACCCGGACGACGCTCCGGACGGCGGCACCGGGCAGGGCGAGGCGACCACGCTGCTCGCCGCCCGGCTGCTGCGGTCGCTGCTCGCCGACGAGAACTTCGCCGCACCGCCGCCCTGGGAGCAGGACGACGGCCACCGGCCCGACGTCACCTGGGACGGCCCGGCCGGCAGCGCGTACGCCACGCTGACCGCCCTGGTCGGTACCGGGCTGCTCGCCGAGCACACGGTGCCGTCGGCCGGCGCTCCCCTGTGGCGCGAGATCCAGGCCGGCACCGCGCTGTACACCGCGACCCGCAACTCGTGGAACGCGCCGGTGCCGACCCTCATCCCGGCCCTGGACGCCGCCCTGCCCGCGGCGCAGCAGCGCTGGGCCGGGGTGCGCAACGGCATCGGCATCGGCGCCCGCGGCGCCCAGGTCCTCGGCGGGGTGTCGGCGTTCCGCAGCGTCTGGTCCGGCCTGCTGCTTGTCGAGCAGGACGGCGACTACTCGTTCTGGGGCCGCGACGCCGAGCACGGCGGCCAGCACTGGCGGGTACGGCTGAACCGCGGCCAGAAACGCTGGACGCTGCTCAACCACCGCTGGAACGACGAGCCCGACTGCCACCGCACCTCGGACCTCGCGCTGCGCCGCGGCGTGTACGAGCTGAGCATCGAGCTGGTCCGGGACGCGCCCGGCGACGACGAGCTGTCCGACGCCGAGGCGCTGCGGTGCGGGCTGCTGGTGGAGTACCGGGGCCCGGACACCGGCGGCGAGCGCACCGCCATCCCGGCCGAGCGGCTGTACCAGGCCGCCAAGGACGCGCCGCTCGGCGCGGGCGTCAACGGCAAGCTGGTCGGCGGGGTGCCCGCCGAGCTGCTCCGCGCCCAGTACGTCAGCACGCTGCGCGACGTCCGCCGCACCTACCAGCGCGCCTTCAAGGCGCTGCTGCTGGCGTACCGGTTCGGACTGTCGGCGCAGATCTTCTCCGACTACGGCCAGTCGGAGCTGGGTTACCTGCTGGAGCACGGCGACCGGCTGGCCGGGCTGGCGTTCTCCGACGCCGGCGGCGCCGGCTGGCGGCCGCACGCCGTCGATCTCGACCCCAACCTGCTGCCGCTGCTGGACACCTACCTGCCGCCCGCGGCGGACGACCGGGCCGCGCCCTCGACGGTGCGCCGGCAGGCCTGGTTCGACGTCTGGGAGCGGCTGTTCGACCACGTCGAGCTGAACCGGCGCGCCGAGCCGGCCAGCGAGGACCCGGTCTGGCTGCTGTACGACGAGGCCGCCGGCGACCAGCCGGATAATCCGGCTCAGCTGCTGCGCCACCTGGGCGTCAACCTCGCGCACGCGCCGCAGGTGCTCACCTACCAGCCCGCGACGACCCTCGCCGCGGACGCGCTCACCGACGAACGCTGGCCGACCCGGGTGTGGCACGCCGACCGGATCGTCCGGCGTATCACGCACCGCTTCGCGATCGCCGACCTGGCGCCGGCCCGGCCGGACCTGTGGGCCGCCGAGGACCTGCTCGGCTCCGGCGGCAACCTCAATCTGGTGACGCTGGTACGCGCCGGCTTCGTGGGCAACGGCGCGCCGGCGCGCTACCGCGATCTGCGGCGCCTCGACGACTGCCTGCGGGTGCACGCGCGCGACGCGCTGGTGGCGTACCTGGTCCGGATGGGCCGGGTGCCGCTGCCCGGCAAGGGCGGCGGCGCGGTGACCTCGGCCGAGCAGCTCAGCGACCTGCTGCTGACCGACGTGCGTACCGGCGTCGAGGCCACCATCACCCGGATCGACGCCGGCATCGCCGCCGCGCAGTCGCTGATCGCCCGGACCCGGCTCGGCCTGGAGCTCTGGCGGCCCGACCCGGCGTTCGTCCGCCGCTGGGACGAGCGGTACGCCACCTGCGAGGTGTGGGGCGGCCTGCGGCGCGGGCAGCTGTACCGCGAGAACGGGGCCGGCGCGCGGGAGCTGGCCGCGGCCCGGCGCACCGAGAGCTTCCGGCTCCTGGAGCGGGAACTGCACCGCGCGACGGTGTCCATGCCGGTACCGGGCGGCCTCGAGTCCTGGCCGGCGCACGCCGGCCCGCCGCGCCACCCCGGCCTGCTGCTCCTGCAGGAACGCGACGCCTCGGCGCTGACCCGGCTGACCCCGGCCCGGCAGGGCCTGGGGCTGCTGGGCACCCCGGAGGACGCCGGCACCCGCTCCTGGCTGGCGCCACCGCCGATCCAGGCGGACGACGGCGGCGACAACGACGGTGGCGACAACGACGGTGGTGACAACGACGGTGACGGGGGCGGCATCGGTCTGAGGGCCGAGGTGGTGCTCCCCCGCACCGTCGACGGGACGCTGCCATTGTGGATCGAGGCGGCGATCCGGCTGGGCGCCCGCTTCCTGCGGGTGCCGGCCGCGGCCGTGCCGCCGGCCGGACAGCCGTTCCGGCCGCGCGACGGCGGCGACCGCCGCGGCGCCGTGCCGGACGAGTACTACTTCTGGCTTGTCGACACGGCGACGTTCGAGGAGATCCAGCAGGTGGCCGACTGGCCCGGCTGGCACGACGCCACCACGGCCGCGGGCATGCTGGAGTGGCCGGCCAAGGGATCCGTGCACCTGGTGTGGGCGCACGTCCGCAACGGCGAGATCCGGCAGCCACGCCGGTCCGTCGGCGGCCTGCGGATCCCGGCGGGCGCGAGCGCGGCCACCACCACCCTCACCCTGGTAGGGCGCGAGCGCGACGTCCTGCTGCTGCGGGTCGGCGGCGGCGGCCTGCTGCCCGGCGCGGCCCCGCCGCCGGATCCGGGCTTCCGCTACGAGATCGCCTCCGATCAGGCGACCGTCGTGCCGCAGGTGACCCCGGACGTGGTGATCCTGCCGGAGAACAACCCCGGCCTCGGCAAGCTCACCGCGTACCCGTACTTCCTGTACTTCGATCCCGGCGCGCCGCTGTTCCCCGCCGACCCGTTCGCCGAGGCGATCACCGTGGCCTGCGCGCTGCGGGCCCGGTGCCGCCCGGAGGCGGCCACCGCCTGGTACGCGACCGCGTACGACCCGATGCTGGGCGACAACCGGTGGTGCCGGCCGGGGGCGGACGACCACGACCAGCTGCCCCGGCGCCGGCGGCGGGGCGAGGCGGCCCGCGTCGGCGAGGCGTTCGCGCGCCGCGGCGGCTGCTGCGACGGAACCGAGGCCGACGACGACACCGCCCGGCGGCGGCACCTCACCCTGGAGTACCTGGAGACGCTGCTGGAATGGGCGCGCTGCGCGGAGCAGGAGCGCACCGCCGCCGGCCGCGGCCGGGCCCGGCTCATCCTGGACGGTGCGGCCAAGCTGCTCGGCCCGACGCCGGTGACCACGCCGGGCTGCGGGGATTCCCGTGAGCCCGGCACCGTCGCGAACTTTCAGCCGTGCGACGCACCGCTGAACCCGTGGCTGATGTCGCTCTACACGCGGGTCGCCGACCGGCGCGCGGCGCTGCGGGCCGAGCCGGGCGACTCCGACCACGGCTGCTGCGGGTGCGGGTGCGGCGGCGCCGGGTGCGCCGGCGCGGACTGCTGCTGCCCGGCCAGCCCGTACCGGTTCGGCTACGTGCTCAGCCGCGCCGCCGACTTCGCCGCGCAGGTCACCGCGTTCGGCGCGGAGTTGCAGAGCGCGCTGGACAAGGGCGACGCCGAGCTGCTCGCCGCCGTGCGTACCCGGCACGAGCAGCAGGTCCTGCACCTGAGCGGCGCGATCCGCAAGGAACAGTGGCGCGACTCCGACTGGCAGGCGCAGGGCCTGCGCCTGGCCAAGCAGACCGCGCAGACCCGGTACGACTACTACAACGCGCTCATCATCCGGGGCGAGATCGCCGGTGAGATCGACTACCGCGAGCTGAGCAACGGTTCCTTCGGCGCCACCGGCGCGTCCAGCGTGACCGAGGCGATCGGCGTGGTCATGGGCGCCATCCCCGACGTCTTCGTCGGCACGACCGCCTTCACCCAGCTGCCGCTCGGCACCAAGCTGGCGAACGTGTTCTCCGGCATCTCCCGGATCTCCGGGCAGGTGGCGACGATCCTGTCCGGCACCGCCGGGCTGCGCAACACCGAGGCCGGCTGGGACCGGCGGCTCACCGACTGGATGTTCCAGCGCGAGCTGGCCACCCTGGAGATCGCGCAGGCCGAGCGGAACATCCTGGCGGCCGAGCGGCGCCGCGCTGCCGCGCTGGCGGAGGTCAACAACATCCAGCGCCAGGTGGAGAACGCCCGGGAGGTCGTCGAGCTGCTGCGGGACAAGGCTACCTCGCACGCGCGGTTCCTCTGGCTCAGCAAGGAGGTGGCCGGGCTCTACCGCCAGATGTACGAGATCGCCGAGTGCGCCGCCCGGCAGGCCGAGCGCGCGTTCAACGTCGAGCGGGGCTTCACCGACCGCCGGTTCGTGCCCCGCTCCGCCTGGAGCGACCTGCACCACGGGCTGACCGCCGGCGAGCACCTCACCCTCGCCGTTCGCCGCATGGAGGCCGCGTACACCAGCGAGAACGTCCGCGACTACGAGCTGACCAAGCACGTCTCGCTGCGCAAGTTCTTCGGCTCGGCGTTCCTGGACCTCAAGGTGACCGGCGCGTGCACGGTCGAGCTGCCCGAGTGGCTGTTCGACCTGGACTATCCGGGCCACTACCTGCGCCGGCTCAAGAGCGTGTCGCTGACCGTGCCGGCGGTCGTCGGCCCGTACACCGGGGTGCACGCCCGGCTGACGCTGCTGGCCAGCACCGTCCGGGTCGAGCCGCGGCTGCTCGGGCCGCAGGCGTGCTGCTGCGACGAGCCCGCGTCCGGGCCGTGCGGCTGCGCCTGCGGCGGCGGGGACTGCGCCGGCTGCGGCGACGGGTGCGGCGAGCGGTGCGGCAGCTCGGCGGGCTACCCGCTGGAGTGCGGCGACCGCCGCGCGGTACGCGACTTCGG